The Alphaproteobacteria bacterium US3C007 genomic interval TGCCTTTGGCATCGGATGCCAAGCTGGCGCTTGTAGCCCTAGCTGAGGCGGCGGCTGCAGCGGGTATCGGCGTGAATGAACCTTGGGTTGAAACCGCCAACGCGGCGCGTTTGGCTTGGGATAAAACCAAACGGGAACAGGTTTTTATCCAACATAAAGGCGAAAAAATGAGTCAGGGCCAATTGATCGGGTTGATCTCTGATCAGATGCAAACGGGCGATACATTATTGGCCGCCGCTGGCACCGTGCCGGCTGATCTGACCAAATTATTCGATGTAAAAGATGGCAAGAACCTGCATATTGAATTTGGCAATTCCTGCATGGGATATGATATCCCCGCAGCGATTGGAGTGCGTTTAACCGGCACGGATGATGAAATCTTCGTTCTAATGGGCGATGGAAATTACCAAATGCACCCGATGGAGCTGGTTACCGCGATGCAAGAGCGCGCCAAGATTACTATTATTTTGAACGTGAATGACGGATATCAATCCATACATGGCCATCAAAAGGCTTTGGTCGGGCAATCTTTGGGCAATGAATTCAAAATCCGTGATGGGCAATCTGGCCTTCTTGATAAGGGCGAGTTTATTCAGATCGATTATGTTAAAAATGCAGAAAGCGTCGGGGTAAAAGCGTGGCTTGCAGAAGACGAGTCTGCGTTCAAACAAGCGCTTTCAAATGCCCGCGATGAAGCTGGCCCCTGTATGATCGTTGTGCCAACAGAACGCTATCGTTCCCCCCCTGGATCCGAAGTTTGGTGGGAGGTTGTTGGCGCTGAGGTTACCAATGATCCTGACACCAAAGCGCTGGTCGATGCGCGCGAAGTTGGCCGTGCAAAGCAACGGTTTTACTATTAAGCGTGATCAGACGGCGGACAGGCGGCTCCAGCTGGGTTTGGCGTGCCTAACAGGGCATTTTGCCCGGGCGCACCTGCTGAGCAGCATGCTCTAGCTTGTAAGGAAACATATGACCGGCGTTTACTCTTGGCGTGAAAGCCGCGGTCAAGCGAGGGGGTTTTTTCAACAAAGCGAAGCAGCCCGATGCGTTGAAAGGTCTGGCGTCTTTCCCGGTTTTAATCGATCCAGCGCAGGATTTCTCGCCTCTCTGCGAGGGTCAAATCTTAGCCAAACGGGCCGCAGGCCTCTCGCCTGCTTTATGTCAAATTGTTTTTCAAAAATTGCATTGCGGCATCGGTGCCACCGGATTGATGCGGCACGTCGCTAAGGGCAAGCCCCATTTCCACGCCGCCCAAAGTGCCAATCATCATCAGATCGTTGAAATCCCCCAAATGGCCAATTCGAAACACTTTTCCAGCCAAGTGTGACAGGCCGTTGCCCAGTGACATATTGAAGTTTTTCAACACCGTACTGCGAAACGCATCCGCATTATGGCCATCAGGCAATAAAACCGCCGTCAGCGTATTGGAAAAATCCAAAGGCTCTTGGCATAAAACTTCTAGGCCCCAAGCTTGCACCGCGATGCGGGTTGCCTGCGCGTGGCGCTTATGGCGGGCAAAAACGTTTTCCAACCCTTCTTCAAGTAGCATATCAATCGCCTCGGATAATCCGTAAAGCAGGTTCGTGGCCGGTGTATAGGGAAAAGCCCCAGAGGCATTTGCCGCGAGTTGATCCTCCCAATCCCAATAGGATCTGGGCAAATCAGCGGTTTTGGCCGCCTGTCTGGCTTTTTCCGACACGGCATTGAACGACAAGCCAGGCGGTAGCATCAGCCCTTTTTGAGAGCCGGCAACGGTGACATCAACGCCCCAGGCGTCATGGCAATAGTCAGATGAGCCCAAAGAAGAAATTGTATCGACCATCAATAACGCATCATGTTGCGCGGCATCGATCGCGGCGCGGATGTCACTGATCCGCGACATCGCGCCGGTTGATGTTTCGTTATGTACCACGCAGACGGCTTTGATCTTGCCCTCTTTATCGGCCGCAAGCCGCGCTTCAATCGCTTGGGGATCGGCGCCGCGGCGCCAATCGGTTTTTAGCAATTCGGTATGCACCCCCAAACGCGCTGCCAATTTGTACCAAAGGCTGGCAAAATGCCCGGTTTCGATCATTAAAACGGTATCGCCGGCGCTGAGTGTATTGACCAATGCCGCCTCCCAAGCCCCCGTTCCCGAGGCAGGATAGATGATCACATGCGCGCGGGTTTTAAAAACCTCTTGCAGACCGGAAAGGCATTTTTTGCCAAGCTCGGCAAATTCTGGGCCACGATGATCGATGGTGGGAAAATCTATCGCCCGTAAAATTCGATCCGGTACGTTTGAAGGCCCGGGTATCTGCAGAAAATGGCGGCCTGACGGTTTTGAGTGGGGCATATGCAAGATACCTTTTTATCGCATTTTTATCACCGAATTATAGTCAAGCTCAGTTTGGAATAGCAAGCATTGTGATCCTTCTGTGACTGGTTATTATAGGTTACAATGCCGCAGCATGAGCCATGAAGAAGATCGCAAATGACCAAGGATATAACCCGTTTAAAGCGCTCGCTTGAGGGCGATGTCTTAGACAGTGCTTTTGATCGGGGGCGCTATGCAACGGATGCCTCGATTTATCAAATGATGCCCTTGGCTGTGATCACGCCCCGCTCTGCGCGCGATATCAAAACCACCATCGAATTTGCGCAAGCGCGCAAGCTGTCGGTCTTGCCGCGCGGGGCTGGAACCTCGCAAAATGGGCAAACCGTGAACAAGGCTTTGGTGTTGGATAACAGCGTTTATTTTAACCGTTTGTTGGATTTAGATGTTGCGAATATGCGCTGCAGTGTTGAGCCAGGAATGGTGCTGGATACGTTGAACCGGCTGCTCAAGCCGCATGGGCTTTGGTTTCCGGTGGATGTTTCAACCTCAAGCAGGGCCACGATTGGCGGTATGGTTGGTAATAATTCTGCCGGGGGCAGATCCATTCGCTATGGGATTATGCGCGATAATGTTGGGGCGATTGATGCGATCCTCAGCACAGGCCGGACGGCTCGGTTTGGGCTTTTAAACGAGGGCAGCGCCGGGCTTGAAAGCCTTTTGCCGGATTTATTAGCGCTTGGACAAGACAATAGCGGAGAAATAGAAGCACGTTTCCCCAAAGTGCTGCGGCGCGTTGGCGGGTATAATTTAGATGCGCTTTTGCCCGATACGCTGGCGAAACGCCCGGGTAGCACAGCGCAAGAAGATGATATCAACCTGTCGCATTTATTGGTTGGCTCAGAAGGTACGCTGGCCTATTCCGCCGCGATCGAACTGAAATTATCCCCCTTGCCGGCGCCAAAAATTATGGCGCTATGCCATTTTGCAAGCTTTTATGCCGCGATGGATGCGGCCCAGTATTTGGTTGCCTTAGATCCGATTACGGTGGAATTGATCGATCAAACGATGATCTCTTTGGCCCGCTCGATCCCGCTGTTTAAAAGCACCGTTGATGATTATATTCGAAACACTCCAGAAGCGGTGCTGGTGGTTGAGTTTGCCGAGGAGGACTGGGCTAACAACCTTGCAAAAATAGATCAATTGCAAGCGGTGATGGCACAGCTTTCTGACGCACAAGCCGGCAAGCCTCGCCAGAAAATTCGCCCAGAGGAGGCGGTGGTGGTGATCACCCCGCCCGATCAGCAAGCGCGAATTTCCGAAATGCGAAAATCTGGCTTAAATATCATGATGTCGATGAAATCTGAGGCCAAGCCGGTTTCTTTTGTGGAAGATTGCGCCGTGCCCTTGCAAGACTTGGCCGACTATACGCAAGGGTTGAAGGATATTTTTGAAAAATATGGCACCAGCGGCACTTGGTATGCGCATGCCTCTGTGGGCTGTCTGCACGTGAGGCCGGTGTTGAATATGAAATTATCTGCAGACGTGCAAAAGATGAAATCCATCGCCACCGAAGCGTTTGAACTGGTAAAAAAATATGGTGGATCGCATTCGGGTGAACATGGCGATGGCTTGTCGCGCTCTGAATTCAATCCGGTGATGTTTGGTCCGCAATTGACGGCGGCGTTTCGCAAGCTGAAAGCGCTTTTTGATCCGGCGGGCGTTTTCAACCCCGGCAAAATCGTAGATGCGCCAGATATGGATACGCGGGCGCTGTTTCGCTTTGCACCAGGCTATCACGTTGCGGATTTTCCAACCCAGTTGAATTGGTCGGCTTGGCCGGGCGCGGCGGATGGGTTTCAGGGCGCGGTCGAAATGTGCAACAATAACGGCGCCTGCCGGAAACGCGACGGGGGAGTGATGTGCCCGTCTTTTCGCGTTACAGGCGCGGAAAAAGACAGCACCCGCGGGCGGGCCAACAGCTTGCGGCTTGCAATGTCGGGGCAATTGGGCGCAAAGGCTCTGGCCTCACCGGAGATGGCCGACACGATGAAGCTGTGCGTCTCTTGCAAAGCTTGCAAGCATGAATGTCCAACTGGTGTTGACATGGCGGCGATGAAAATTGAAACCTCTGTGTTGTACCGCGCAGAAAATGGATTATCGCGGCGCGACCGGTTGATTGCCTATTTGCCTGATTATGCCCCTATCGCAGCGGCGCTGGCGCCGCTGTTTAACCTGCGCGATAAGCTTCCTGGATTGGCTTGGCTGAGCCAAATTTTAACGGGGTTTTCTGCCAACCGGCCCTTGCCTCTTTGGCAACGCAGGTGGTTTCAGTCCACCGAGCTGGCGGTTACGCCTATCGGGGAGAGGCCGGTTCTTTTATTTGTCGATACGTTTAGTCGGTATTTTGAGCCTGAAAACCTGCGCAGCGCGCAGCGGGTTTTAACCGCAGCTGGATTCACCCCTTTTGCGCCGCTGCCAGATCAGCGCAGCAGAAAACCTTTATGTTGCGGGCGCACGCATCTGTCGGTTGGCAACGTGGCGCGGGCGCGTGATACCGCGCAGCGCCTTG includes:
- a CDS encoding aminotransferase class V-fold PLP-dependent enzyme: MPHSKPSGRHFLQIPGPSNVPDRILRAIDFPTIDHRGPEFAELGKKCLSGLQEVFKTRAHVIIYPASGTGAWEAALVNTLSAGDTVLMIETGHFASLWYKLAARLGVHTELLKTDWRRGADPQAIEARLAADKEGKIKAVCVVHNETSTGAMSRISDIRAAIDAAQHDALLMVDTISSLGSSDYCHDAWGVDVTVAGSQKGLMLPPGLSFNAVSEKARQAAKTADLPRSYWDWEDQLAANASGAFPYTPATNLLYGLSEAIDMLLEEGLENVFARHKRHAQATRIAVQAWGLEVLCQEPLDFSNTLTAVLLPDGHNADAFRSTVLKNFNMSLGNGLSHLAGKVFRIGHLGDFNDLMMIGTLGGVEMGLALSDVPHQSGGTDAAMQFLKNNLT
- a CDS encoding FAD-linked oxidase C-terminal domain-containing protein, producing the protein MTKDITRLKRSLEGDVLDSAFDRGRYATDASIYQMMPLAVITPRSARDIKTTIEFAQARKLSVLPRGAGTSQNGQTVNKALVLDNSVYFNRLLDLDVANMRCSVEPGMVLDTLNRLLKPHGLWFPVDVSTSSRATIGGMVGNNSAGGRSIRYGIMRDNVGAIDAILSTGRTARFGLLNEGSAGLESLLPDLLALGQDNSGEIEARFPKVLRRVGGYNLDALLPDTLAKRPGSTAQEDDINLSHLLVGSEGTLAYSAAIELKLSPLPAPKIMALCHFASFYAAMDAAQYLVALDPITVELIDQTMISLARSIPLFKSTVDDYIRNTPEAVLVVEFAEEDWANNLAKIDQLQAVMAQLSDAQAGKPRQKIRPEEAVVVITPPDQQARISEMRKSGLNIMMSMKSEAKPVSFVEDCAVPLQDLADYTQGLKDIFEKYGTSGTWYAHASVGCLHVRPVLNMKLSADVQKMKSIATEAFELVKKYGGSHSGEHGDGLSRSEFNPVMFGPQLTAAFRKLKALFDPAGVFNPGKIVDAPDMDTRALFRFAPGYHVADFPTQLNWSAWPGAADGFQGAVEMCNNNGACRKRDGGVMCPSFRVTGAEKDSTRGRANSLRLAMSGQLGAKALASPEMADTMKLCVSCKACKHECPTGVDMAAMKIETSVLYRAENGLSRRDRLIAYLPDYAPIAAALAPLFNLRDKLPGLAWLSQILTGFSANRPLPLWQRRWFQSTELAVTPIGERPVLLFVDTFSRYFEPENLRSAQRVLTAAGFTPFAPLPDQRSRKPLCCGRTHLSVGNVARARDTAQRLVEAYAPYAAAGIPIVGLEPSCLLALKDEIPALLNTQDAQQVAKMVLTFEELLLTEKTALRLKPLQAKALLHGHCHQKAFGVMRPVQEVLGMIEGLEVETIETSCCGMAGAFGYGAETFDISMQMAEARLLPAIRGADAQTYVIADGTSCRSQIKDGAAREAVHVARLLDQQLIKD